The Ensifer adhaerens genome contains a region encoding:
- a CDS encoding extracellular solute-binding protein — MLRANRMTLLLAALLASTGIAHAEGELNVYNWGNYTSPEMIKKFEQKFDVKVTVTDYDSSDTALAKARQGGSGYDVVVVNQVYVPIWVKEGLLMELDPGEMENFKNVAPEWVNADFDPGRKFTVPWAVGTTGVVVNGDAYKGDADSWSIVFNPPEELKGKVNVVPELNDVMAAAIQYVGGEQCTADKVVLKKVRDLLVDAKADWIAMEYNTIEKMAAGDFKATLAWNGAGFRARMKNPAISFHYPKEGYGVWSDNAAVLKDAKNVDNAKLFINFVMDPENAAMNSAFHGYANGIAGSEKFMPDTMKNAPEIVIPSESREGGQLQRLCSPEAQDLYKRIWTDLRK; from the coding sequence ATGTTACGTGCAAACCGCATGACCCTTCTGCTTGCCGCACTCCTCGCCTCAACGGGCATTGCGCATGCCGAAGGCGAACTGAACGTCTACAACTGGGGCAACTACACGAGCCCGGAGATGATCAAGAAGTTCGAGCAGAAATTCGACGTCAAGGTCACCGTCACCGACTACGATTCCAGCGACACCGCGCTTGCCAAGGCAAGGCAGGGCGGCTCCGGCTATGACGTCGTCGTCGTCAACCAGGTCTATGTGCCGATCTGGGTGAAGGAAGGGCTGCTGATGGAGCTCGATCCGGGAGAGATGGAGAACTTCAAGAACGTTGCGCCCGAATGGGTGAATGCCGATTTCGATCCCGGTCGCAAGTTTACGGTTCCGTGGGCTGTCGGGACCACCGGTGTCGTCGTCAACGGTGACGCCTACAAGGGAGATGCCGACAGTTGGAGCATCGTCTTCAATCCACCGGAGGAACTGAAGGGCAAGGTCAATGTCGTGCCGGAGCTGAACGACGTGATGGCTGCCGCCATCCAGTATGTCGGCGGCGAACAGTGCACGGCCGACAAGGTGGTGCTGAAGAAGGTGCGCGACCTGCTCGTCGATGCCAAGGCCGACTGGATCGCCATGGAGTACAACACCATCGAGAAAATGGCGGCCGGCGACTTCAAGGCCACGCTCGCCTGGAACGGCGCCGGTTTCCGCGCGCGGATGAAGAACCCGGCGATCAGCTTCCATTACCCCAAGGAAGGCTACGGTGTCTGGAGCGACAACGCGGCGGTGCTGAAGGACGCCAAGAACGTCGACAACGCCAAGCTGTTCATCAACTTCGTCATGGATCCTGAGAACGCCGCCATGAACTCGGCTTTCCATGGTTATGCCAACGGCATCGCCGGTTCCGAAAAGTTCATGCCCGACACCATGAAGAACGCGCCGGAAATCGTGATCCCGTCCGAGAGCCGTGAAGGTGGGCAGTTGCAGCGGCTCTGCTCGCCGGAAGCGCAGGATCTCTACAAGCGGATCTGGACCGACCTTCGCAAATAG
- a CDS encoding ABC transporter permease: MRKGFSVRHQPGFTAIAIACFALLYLPVITLVVYAFNSAPSVAAWSGFSLHWFEVALTNGDVIDASVRSFQIASVAASLATVFATMAALATTRTRRYRGQTFIYAFINQPLMVPEIVTAVALLIIVAQLKAVTGYSGLGYLIAAHTAFCIPFAYLPIRARLENMDLSLERAAADLYAKPLYTFRRVTLPLLWPGILGAFMLAFVLSLDDVVITEFVKSGGQDTLPTYMLGQIRRGITPEMNAISTAFLLLSVVIVTLFFVVSRKRT, from the coding sequence ATGCGTAAGGGCTTTTCCGTCCGCCATCAGCCGGGCTTCACGGCAATTGCAATCGCCTGCTTTGCGCTCCTCTACCTGCCGGTCATCACGTTGGTGGTCTACGCCTTCAACAGTGCGCCTTCGGTGGCGGCATGGAGTGGCTTCTCGCTGCACTGGTTTGAGGTCGCCCTGACGAACGGTGACGTCATCGACGCGTCGGTCCGCTCATTCCAGATTGCGAGCGTCGCGGCGAGCCTCGCCACCGTCTTCGCCACCATGGCGGCGCTGGCGACGACGCGGACGCGACGCTACCGGGGGCAGACCTTCATCTATGCCTTCATCAACCAGCCGCTGATGGTCCCGGAAATCGTCACCGCGGTCGCCCTGCTCATCATCGTTGCGCAATTGAAGGCCGTTACCGGTTATTCCGGGCTCGGATACCTGATCGCCGCACACACCGCATTCTGTATCCCCTTCGCCTATCTGCCGATCCGCGCCCGGCTCGAGAACATGGATCTGAGCCTCGAGCGGGCGGCCGCCGATCTCTATGCCAAGCCGCTCTACACCTTCCGGCGCGTGACGCTGCCTCTGCTCTGGCCGGGTATCCTCGGCGCCTTCATGCTCGCCTTCGTGCTTTCGCTCGATGACGTCGTCATCACCGAATTCGTGAAGTCCGGCGGCCAGGACACGCTGCCCACCTACATGCTCGGCCAGATCCGCCGCGGCATCACGCCTGAAATGAATGCGATTTCGACGGCCTTCCTGCTGCTGTCGGTCGTCATCGTCACGCTGTTTTTCGTCGTCAGCCGAAAACGCACCTGA
- a CDS encoding ABC transporter permease, giving the protein MAPANDLTTKLEMADTHRRWLLATPALLTILVAAIGPLFIVLAYSFLAPGEYGDVKWQFSLDAWTGVFFERDIFDDTLSLASAHIEIFWRSVKLALITTVATLFFGFPTAYFMATRNEQSRELWQFLITIPFWTNLLIRTLAILQIIRNEGILNTVLIKLGLIQEPIQILFTDTAILIGMVYVYLPLMVLPIYASLERLDFRLVEAGYDLYATRWRVLRKIILPLAKPGVIAGSILVFIPAIGAFVSPSVLGGGKNMMFSNLIELQFGQGRNWPLGSALSITVMIIVMAALLIYVRNNTAKDEGHA; this is encoded by the coding sequence ATGGCACCCGCAAACGACCTCACCACGAAACTCGAAATGGCCGATACGCACCGGCGCTGGCTGCTCGCAACACCGGCACTGCTGACGATCCTTGTCGCGGCCATCGGCCCGCTCTTCATCGTGCTCGCCTATTCGTTCCTGGCGCCGGGCGAGTACGGCGATGTCAAATGGCAGTTCTCGCTCGATGCCTGGACCGGCGTGTTCTTCGAACGCGACATTTTCGACGACACGCTGTCGCTCGCGAGCGCCCATATCGAGATTTTCTGGCGCTCGGTGAAGCTCGCCTTGATCACGACGGTGGCAACGCTCTTCTTCGGCTTTCCGACCGCCTATTTCATGGCGACGCGCAACGAGCAAAGCCGCGAACTCTGGCAGTTCCTGATCACCATTCCGTTCTGGACGAACCTTCTGATCCGGACGCTCGCGATCCTGCAGATCATCCGCAATGAAGGCATCCTGAACACGGTCCTGATCAAGCTCGGCCTGATCCAGGAACCCATCCAGATCCTCTTCACCGACACGGCGATCCTGATCGGCATGGTTTATGTCTATCTGCCGCTGATGGTGCTGCCGATCTATGCCAGCCTCGAGCGGCTCGATTTCCGTCTGGTCGAAGCCGGCTACGATCTCTACGCCACACGCTGGCGCGTGCTGCGGAAGATCATACTGCCGCTTGCCAAGCCGGGCGTGATCGCCGGCTCGATCCTCGTCTTCATACCGGCCATCGGCGCCTTCGTTTCCCCGAGTGTTCTCGGAGGTGGCAAGAACATGATGTTCTCCAACCTGATCGAACTGCAGTTCGGCCAGGGGCGGAACTGGCCCCTCGGCTCGGCACTCTCGATCACCGTGATGATCATCGTGATGGCGGCGCTGCTCATCTATGTGCGCAACAATACAGCGAAGGATGAGGGTCATGCGTAA
- a CDS encoding ABC transporter ATP-binding protein, whose amino-acid sequence MKNTTKSDRCAVDIRAVRKAYGAGENGFVALDSASVSVQENEFFTLLGPSGCGKTTLLRMIAGFDYPTNGEILLNGADITSLPPFKRPVNTVFQNYALFPHMTVAENVAFGLEALGKPRADVKARVAEMLRLVQLEHLAGRRTSQMSGGQQQRVALARALAPQPKVLLLDEPLSALDYKLRKEMQSELKRLQYETGITFIFVTHDQEEALTMSDRIAVMSAGRILQIGTPREIYNRPADRFVASFIGETNFLTGAVQGVANGKAKVTLKSGQSVVANIAPDAPASGDVTFIVRPEHASVVAGSAHLAGLVEKIVYFGTDTHLHLRLSGGEAFTVRQQNGSVSGSAVEVGQSVAVAIAEGAAQVVRA is encoded by the coding sequence ATGAAAAATACAACCAAATCCGATCGTTGTGCGGTCGACATCCGCGCCGTGCGCAAGGCCTACGGGGCGGGGGAGAACGGCTTCGTTGCGCTCGACAGCGCGAGCGTCTCGGTGCAGGAAAACGAGTTCTTCACGCTGCTCGGTCCGTCCGGCTGCGGCAAGACGACGTTGCTCCGCATGATTGCCGGTTTCGATTATCCGACGAACGGCGAAATCCTGCTCAACGGTGCAGACATAACCAGCCTGCCGCCATTCAAGCGGCCCGTGAACACCGTCTTTCAGAACTACGCGCTGTTTCCGCACATGACGGTCGCCGAGAACGTCGCCTTCGGCCTTGAAGCGCTCGGCAAGCCGCGCGCCGACGTGAAGGCGCGGGTGGCGGAAATGCTGCGGCTGGTGCAACTGGAGCATCTGGCCGGGCGCCGCACAAGCCAGATGTCGGGTGGTCAGCAGCAGCGTGTCGCGCTGGCAAGGGCGCTGGCGCCGCAGCCAAAGGTGCTGCTGCTCGACGAGCCCTTGTCGGCGCTGGACTACAAGCTGCGCAAGGAGATGCAGTCCGAGCTGAAGCGACTGCAATACGAAACTGGCATCACCTTCATCTTCGTCACCCACGACCAGGAAGAGGCGCTGACGATGTCCGACCGGATCGCCGTGATGTCGGCGGGCCGTATCCTACAGATCGGCACGCCGCGCGAGATCTACAACCGGCCGGCGGACCGCTTCGTGGCAAGTTTCATCGGCGAGACGAACTTCCTGACGGGGGCCGTCCAAGGTGTTGCAAATGGTAAGGCAAAGGTTACGTTGAAGTCCGGTCAATCGGTCGTCGCCAACATCGCGCCTGATGCGCCTGCATCCGGCGATGTGACCTTCATCGTCCGGCCCGAGCACGCCAGCGTCGTCGCGGGCTCTGCCCATCTTGCGGGACTGGTGGAGAAGATCGTCTATTTCGGCACCGATACACATCTCCATCTGCGCCTGAGTGGCGGGGAAGCCTTTACGGTACGGCAGCAGAACGGTTCCGTTTCGGGTAGCGCTGTCGAGGTGGGGCAATCGGTGGCCGTGGCGATTGCCGAGGGCGCGGCACAGGTCGTGAGGGCTTGA
- a CDS encoding amidohydrolase, which produces MTLAAVTRALSATSVLAIMVCAGQPAWAAADLIVLNGDVRTVDQGKAKAQAFAVENGKFTAIGSNDEIKTLADADTRVIDAGGKTVTPGFIDGHTHLTSGMDMVTGVDLSYIPDKKTWLEKIKEADARLPKGVWLMGGGWDYTLGEGKLPTKEDLDAVVPDRVVILRDIDFHSYWVNSKALEVGGVTATSKVEEGGEVVLNDKGEPSGILLESAGNLVEKHRPAVADAERREALLQTMKFANSLGITGVNDMSDLAAVHDYAAILAEKKLPLRVWYGFFEGDPKKIADAVKDREEVDKVAADSGEQEKKGPLLKLGYTKSVIDGVLSTRTAYMHEDYSDQHGWKGKPFETMEQLAAAIKASNENGFPTAVHAIGDGGVSLVLDAFAEASAPLPQPNRIEHIEVVETRDIQRFKELGVVASMQPNHATGTIGKYITERIGTDREPRAYVWHSMLDAGVPLVFGSDWPTSPLSPLTQINDAVFRESPFGLGDGPWHPEQAVSFDQALHGLTQAGADMTPWGDQIGSISVGKWADFVVIDGTLPDPLDRSIRERKVEATYLAGNEVYRQP; this is translated from the coding sequence ATGACATTGGCAGCAGTAACCCGGGCGCTGAGCGCGACCTCGGTCCTGGCGATCATGGTTTGCGCAGGGCAGCCGGCATGGGCGGCGGCCGATCTGATCGTGCTCAACGGGGATGTGCGCACGGTCGATCAAGGCAAGGCCAAGGCTCAGGCCTTCGCCGTCGAGAACGGCAAATTCACCGCGATCGGCAGCAATGACGAGATCAAGACGCTGGCCGATGCCGACACCAGGGTGATCGACGCAGGCGGCAAGACCGTCACGCCGGGCTTCATCGACGGCCATACGCATCTTACATCCGGCATGGACATGGTGACCGGTGTGGACCTCTCCTACATTCCGGACAAGAAAACCTGGCTTGAAAAGATCAAGGAAGCCGATGCGCGGCTGCCCAAGGGCGTCTGGCTGATGGGCGGCGGCTGGGACTACACGCTCGGCGAAGGCAAGCTGCCGACCAAGGAGGATCTCGACGCCGTGGTGCCGGATCGCGTCGTCATCCTGCGCGACATCGACTTCCATTCCTACTGGGTCAATTCCAAGGCGCTCGAAGTGGGCGGCGTGACCGCGACGTCCAAGGTCGAGGAGGGCGGCGAGGTCGTGCTCAACGACAAGGGCGAGCCGAGCGGCATTCTGCTCGAGAGCGCTGGCAATCTCGTCGAGAAACATCGGCCGGCGGTTGCCGATGCGGAGCGCCGCGAAGCCCTGTTGCAGACGATGAAGTTCGCCAACAGCCTCGGCATCACCGGCGTCAACGACATGTCCGATCTTGCCGCGGTGCACGACTATGCCGCGATCCTTGCCGAGAAGAAATTGCCGCTGCGCGTCTGGTACGGCTTCTTCGAGGGCGACCCGAAGAAGATCGCCGACGCCGTCAAGGACCGCGAAGAGGTCGACAAGGTTGCCGCCGACTCCGGCGAGCAGGAGAAGAAGGGGCCGCTCTTGAAGCTCGGCTACACCAAGTCGGTGATCGACGGCGTGCTTTCGACCCGCACGGCCTACATGCATGAGGACTATTCCGACCAGCATGGATGGAAAGGCAAGCCCTTCGAGACGATGGAGCAGCTGGCAGCCGCGATCAAGGCGTCCAACGAGAACGGATTCCCGACGGCGGTGCACGCGATCGGCGACGGCGGCGTCAGCCTCGTGCTCGATGCCTTTGCGGAAGCCTCCGCGCCGCTGCCTCAGCCCAACCGCATCGAGCATATCGAGGTGGTCGAGACCAGGGACATCCAGCGCTTCAAGGAACTCGGTGTCGTCGCCTCGATGCAGCCGAACCATGCGACCGGCACGATCGGTAAATACATCACCGAACGCATCGGCACGGACCGTGAGCCGCGCGCCTATGTCTGGCATTCCATGCTCGATGCCGGCGTGCCGCTGGTCTTCGGTTCGGACTGGCCGACGTCGCCGCTCAGCCCGCTCACCCAGATCAACGATGCCGTCTTCCGCGAGAGCCCGTTCGGCCTCGGCGATGGTCCTTGGCATCCGGAGCAGGCCGTCAGCTTCGATCAGGCGCTGCACGGTCTCACCCAGGCCGGCGCGGACATGACGCCCTGGGGTGACCAGATCGGATCGATCAGCGTCGGCAAATGGGCGGATTTCGTTGTCATCGACGGCACGCTGCCGGATCCCCTCGACCGTTCGATCCGCGAGCGCAAGGTCGAGGCGACCTATCTCGCCGGAAACGAGGTCTATCGCCAGCCCTGA
- a CDS encoding RNA polymerase sigma factor: MMKDVLLQTTRIAPEPDHLTDHDLVQGALANDPEAFRTIMRRHNQRLFRIARAVVRNDSIAEDVVQEAYLRAFEHLETFRGDASLATWLHRVVLNEALGRLRKSSTRREVPLATEPASADIVPFPNAAGSDDPERALAQRQILRLVEEATDALPEAFRLVFTARVIEAMSVEETAALLGIKPETVRTRLHRARQLLRAHIDRKIGPVLMNAFPFAGRRCERLTAAVMSRLGLVR; encoded by the coding sequence ATGATGAAGGATGTTCTCTTGCAAACAACACGGATCGCGCCCGAGCCCGATCACTTGACCGACCACGATCTCGTCCAGGGCGCGCTTGCCAATGATCCCGAAGCGTTCCGCACCATCATGCGCCGGCACAATCAGCGGCTCTTCCGCATCGCGCGCGCCGTGGTGCGCAACGACAGCATCGCCGAAGACGTCGTGCAGGAGGCCTATCTCCGCGCCTTCGAACACCTGGAGACGTTCCGCGGTGACGCAAGCCTCGCCACGTGGCTTCATCGCGTGGTGCTCAATGAGGCGCTCGGGCGTCTGCGCAAGTCCTCCACCCGGCGGGAGGTTCCACTGGCAACCGAGCCCGCGAGCGCCGACATCGTGCCGTTTCCCAACGCGGCAGGTTCGGATGATCCGGAACGGGCCCTCGCCCAGCGGCAAATCCTACGTCTCGTGGAAGAGGCAACGGATGCGCTACCGGAAGCGTTTCGCCTGGTCTTCACCGCCCGCGTCATAGAGGCGATGAGCGTCGAGGAAACCGCCGCCCTGCTTGGCATAAAGCCGGAGACGGTCAGGACCCGCCTACACCGCGCCCGCCAACTCCTGCGCGCACATATCGATCGCAAGATCGGACCCGTACTGATGAACGCCTTTCCCTTTGCCGGTCGCCGCTGCGAACGGCTGACGGCCGCCGTCATGAGCCGGCTCGGGCTCGTGAGGTGA
- a CDS encoding DUF4142 domain-containing protein has translation MYARLTSTFALACLISGASLAAGNKIDDPQIAHIAYTAGVIDIEAAKQALEISKDKDVLAFANDMLRDHEAVNKQALDLVKKLKVKPEDNNTSRALTKAAKEEREKLAKLSGTDFDTAYVANEVAYHKQVNGALETLLIPSAKNAELKDLLQTGLKLFQGHQQHAEHVAAMMK, from the coding sequence ATGTATGCCCGCCTGACTTCAACCTTCGCCCTCGCCTGCCTCATCAGTGGCGCCAGCCTTGCGGCAGGGAACAAGATCGACGATCCGCAGATCGCCCATATCGCCTACACCGCCGGCGTCATCGATATCGAGGCGGCCAAGCAGGCCCTTGAGATATCCAAGGACAAGGATGTGCTCGCCTTTGCCAACGACATGCTGCGCGACCACGAAGCGGTGAACAAACAGGCGCTCGATCTCGTCAAGAAGCTCAAGGTGAAACCCGAAGACAACAACACCAGCCGCGCGCTGACGAAGGCCGCAAAGGAAGAGCGCGAAAAGCTGGCGAAACTGAGCGGCACCGATTTCGACACGGCCTATGTTGCCAACGAGGTTGCCTATCACAAGCAGGTCAACGGCGCGCTCGAAACCCTGCTGATCCCGTCCGCCAAGAATGCCGAACTCAAGGATCTGCTTCAGACCGGTCTCAAGCTGTTTCAGGGTCATCAGCAACATGCCGAGCATGTCGCAGCCATGATGAAGTAG
- a CDS encoding cupredoxin domain-containing protein, translated as MIPKPSLGALCGLALMLAGPPAQAETIRVTIEKLVFSPAEISAAVGDVIEWQNKDVMAHTATDKGEFDVVIPPKKTAILTVTKTGVFDYYCRFHPNMKARIQVR; from the coding sequence ATGATCCCGAAACCGAGCCTTGGTGCTCTTTGCGGTCTGGCCCTGATGCTGGCCGGACCGCCGGCGCAGGCCGAAACCATCCGGGTCACGATCGAAAAGCTCGTCTTTTCGCCGGCCGAGATCAGCGCGGCCGTCGGCGACGTGATCGAATGGCAGAACAAGGACGTCATGGCGCACACGGCAACGGACAAGGGTGAGTTCGACGTCGTGATCCCGCCCAAAAAGACAGCGATCCTCACCGTCACCAAGACCGGCGTCTTCGACTACTATTGCCGTTTTCATCCGAACATGAAGGCACGCATTCAAGTCCGGTAA
- a CDS encoding LLM class flavin-dependent oxidoreductase: MKKIGFLSFGHWTPSPQSQTRSAADALLQSIDLAVAAEELGADGAYFRVHHFARQLASPFPLLAAVGAKTSRIEIGTAVIDMRYENPLYMAEDAGSADIIAGGRLQLGISRGSPEQVIDGWRHFGYQPPEGETDSDMARRHAEVLLDVLRGEGFAAPNPRPMFPNPPGLLRVEPHSDGLRERIWWGASSNATAVWAAKLGMNLQSSTLKDDETGLPFHVQQADQIRAYREAWKAAGHAREPRVSVSRSIFALVDERDRIYFGGGNQHEDKIGFIDDKTRAIFGRSYAAEPHVLIDQLARDEAIAEADTLLLTVPNQLGVDYNAHVIEAILKHVAPALGWR, translated from the coding sequence ATGAAGAAGATCGGATTTCTTTCCTTCGGACACTGGACACCTTCGCCCCAATCGCAGACGCGATCGGCGGCCGACGCATTGCTGCAGTCAATCGATCTCGCCGTTGCGGCTGAGGAACTGGGAGCGGACGGCGCCTATTTCCGCGTCCATCATTTCGCGCGCCAGCTCGCCTCGCCGTTCCCGCTGCTCGCGGCGGTCGGCGCCAAGACAAGCCGGATCGAGATCGGCACAGCCGTCATCGACATGCGCTACGAAAACCCGCTCTACATGGCCGAGGACGCCGGCTCTGCCGACATCATCGCCGGTGGGCGCCTGCAGCTCGGCATCAGCCGCGGTTCGCCGGAACAGGTGATCGATGGCTGGCGCCATTTCGGTTACCAGCCGCCGGAGGGCGAGACCGACAGCGACATGGCAAGGCGGCACGCCGAGGTTCTGCTCGATGTCCTGCGTGGCGAAGGTTTCGCTGCACCCAACCCGCGGCCGATGTTCCCCAATCCCCCCGGCCTGCTGCGCGTCGAGCCGCACTCCGATGGTCTCAGAGAACGCATCTGGTGGGGCGCCAGTTCGAACGCCACTGCCGTCTGGGCCGCCAAACTCGGCATGAACTTGCAAAGCTCGACATTAAAGGACGACGAGACCGGCCTTCCGTTCCATGTCCAGCAAGCCGACCAGATCCGGGCCTACCGGGAAGCATGGAAGGCGGCTGGTCATGCGCGCGAGCCACGCGTCTCCGTCAGCCGCAGCATCTTCGCGCTGGTGGACGAACGGGACCGCATATACTTCGGAGGCGGCAATCAGCACGAGGACAAGATTGGTTTCATCGACGACAAGACCCGGGCTATCTTCGGCCGCAGCTACGCCGCCGAGCCGCATGTTCTCATAGACCAATTGGCCAGGGACGAGGCGATAGCGGAAGCCGACACGCTGCTCTTGACCGTGCCGAACCAGCTCGGCGTCGACTACAACGCCCATGTGATCGAGGCGATCCTGAAGCACGTCGCGCCGGCGCTTGGTTGGCGCTAA
- a CDS encoding adenylate/guanylate cyclase domain-containing protein, whose amino-acid sequence MAEERAQRRLAAIVAADVVGYSRLVELDEGGTLAALKERRKQILDPLVREHNGRIVKTMGDGVLVEFGSAVNAVTCAIDIQKGMTAANQGLADDRRILLRVGINLGDVVVESGDLYGDGVIVAARLQTMAGPGEIYVSGNIYDQVRRRLFCDFDALGPQAIKNIAEPVSLYRISTATLSQGSGVKASLPLPVKPSIAVLPFTNMSNEPEQEVFVDGLTEDLITDLSRAGGLFVIASNSVFAYKGRHEDVRRIARELGVRHVLEGSARRAAGRVRINAQLIDALQGDHLWAERFDRGLEDMFAVQDEVTSRIVEALVGRLTDAPARNRPSNLQAYDYCIRARTLGLQTAGAAREAIFLLERALALDPDYAEAHRLLALNLWLSWEFWDQPIVPYRQRAVSEAQKAVALDPNDAGNRWVLGIILGHECRWEESDAEFDLALTLDPNHADAWAMRSDLIVLCGRPAQAIDHVHKALRLNPHPPGWYYWMLGQAQYGIRDYEAAVQTLRNPATYRATSRRLLAASLARLGRLDEARTEAQLFLMNNPNFTIAQWAASQPFRDREMLKHFVEGYRLLGLPE is encoded by the coding sequence ATGGCTGAAGAACGCGCTCAACGGCGTCTCGCCGCTATCGTGGCCGCCGATGTCGTCGGTTACAGCCGCCTCGTCGAACTGGACGAAGGCGGAACACTTGCGGCGTTGAAAGAGCGCCGCAAGCAGATCCTCGATCCCCTTGTCCGCGAGCACAACGGCCGCATCGTCAAGACGATGGGCGATGGCGTGCTGGTGGAGTTTGGCAGTGCCGTGAATGCGGTCACCTGTGCGATCGACATCCAGAAGGGCATGACAGCAGCCAATCAGGGCCTTGCCGACGACCGTCGAATTCTTCTGCGCGTCGGCATCAATCTCGGCGACGTCGTCGTCGAAAGCGGTGATCTCTACGGCGACGGCGTCATTGTCGCCGCACGGCTTCAGACCATGGCTGGCCCCGGCGAAATCTATGTCTCGGGCAACATATACGACCAGGTGCGGCGGCGCCTCTTTTGCGATTTCGACGCGCTTGGCCCCCAAGCGATCAAGAACATAGCCGAGCCGGTATCTCTCTATCGCATCAGCACGGCGACCTTGAGCCAGGGCAGCGGCGTCAAGGCCTCCCTGCCGCTGCCTGTCAAACCCTCCATCGCCGTCCTTCCCTTCACCAATATGAGCAACGAGCCGGAGCAGGAGGTCTTCGTCGACGGCTTGACCGAAGACCTGATCACCGACCTCTCCAGGGCCGGCGGACTGTTCGTCATCGCCAGCAATTCGGTTTTCGCGTACAAGGGCCGGCATGAGGATGTGCGCCGCATCGCGCGCGAACTCGGCGTTCGCCACGTGCTCGAAGGCAGTGCGCGACGGGCGGCCGGGCGTGTTCGCATCAACGCTCAACTGATCGACGCCTTGCAGGGCGATCACCTGTGGGCGGAAAGGTTTGACCGCGGCCTGGAGGATATGTTCGCCGTACAGGACGAGGTGACAAGCAGGATCGTCGAGGCTCTGGTCGGGCGGCTGACCGACGCGCCGGCCCGCAACCGCCCATCGAACCTGCAAGCCTACGACTATTGCATCCGGGCGCGCACGCTCGGTCTGCAGACCGCGGGGGCCGCCAGAGAGGCGATCTTTCTTCTCGAGCGGGCGCTCGCGCTCGATCCGGATTATGCCGAGGCGCATCGCCTCCTGGCGCTGAACCTCTGGCTAAGCTGGGAATTCTGGGACCAGCCGATCGTTCCCTATCGGCAACGCGCCGTCAGCGAAGCGCAGAAGGCGGTAGCGCTCGACCCCAACGATGCCGGCAACCGCTGGGTCCTGGGCATCATTCTCGGGCACGAGTGCCGCTGGGAGGAATCCGACGCCGAGTTCGACCTGGCCCTGACCCTCGACCCGAACCACGCTGACGCCTGGGCCATGCGCTCCGACCTGATCGTTCTTTGTGGCCGACCGGCACAGGCGATCGATCACGTTCACAAGGCGCTCCGGCTCAACCCGCATCCGCCGGGCTGGTACTACTGGATGCTTGGGCAGGCACAATACGGCATCCGCGACTACGAGGCGGCGGTCCAGACCTTGCGCAATCCGGCAACCTATCGGGCAACATCGCGCCGGCTACTCGCAGCCAGTCTGGCGAGGCTTGGTCGCCTGGACGAGGCGCGAACCGAAGCGCAATTGTTCCTGATGAACAATCCGAACTTCACCATCGCCCAATGGGCTGCCTCGCAACCGTTCCGGGACCGGGAGATGTTGAAGCACTTCGTGGAAGGCTACCGCCTGCTTGGGCTGCCCGAATAG
- a CDS encoding ABC transporter ATP-binding protein, with translation MSVAQNLRRGEVAIRHLSKSYRLNGTPLPVLRDINLNIRSGETLAIVGASGSGKTTLLRVLAGLEDPDAGEVLIDGKLTRGVGTDRAVIFQEPRLLPWLTVLDNVGFGLETQGLSRGEARDRARRYVQLVGLQQFESAYPRQLSGGMAQRVGIARALAVQPEILLLDEPLGALDAMTKISMQQELARIWRDEDVTTVLVTHDLEEAIYLADRILILPREKGGEPRLIEIDLPRPRDRSAPEFVRHREELLNLFGLH, from the coding sequence ATGAGCGTTGCCCAGAACCTTCGTCGCGGAGAGGTGGCGATCCGCCACCTCTCCAAGTCCTACCGCCTGAACGGCACGCCGTTACCGGTCCTCAGGGATATCAACCTCAACATCCGGTCCGGCGAAACACTTGCCATTGTCGGTGCCAGTGGCTCGGGCAAGACAACCCTGCTTCGGGTGCTGGCGGGGCTTGAGGATCCGGATGCCGGCGAGGTACTGATCGACGGCAAGCTGACGAGAGGCGTCGGCACCGACCGTGCAGTGATCTTCCAGGAGCCGCGGCTCCTGCCCTGGCTGACGGTGCTCGACAATGTCGGCTTCGGGCTGGAAACGCAGGGGCTCTCCCGCGGCGAGGCCAGGGACCGGGCAAGACGCTATGTCCAGCTCGTCGGCCTGCAGCAGTTCGAAAGCGCCTATCCCCGGCAGCTCTCCGGCGGCATGGCCCAGCGCGTCGGCATTGCCCGCGCGCTCGCGGTCCAGCCCGAAATCCTGCTGCTCGACGAGCCGCTCGGCGCGCTCGACGCGATGACCAAGATCAGCATGCAGCAGGAATTGGCGCGGATCTGGCGGGATGAGGACGTAACGACCGTTCTTGTCACCCACGATCTCGAAGAAGCGATCTATCTCGCCGACCGTATCCTGATCCTGCCGCGCGAGAAGGGTGGCGAACCAAGGCTGATCGAGATCGATCTGCCGCGACCACGCGATCGCAGCGCGCCGGAATTTGTCCGGCACCGCGAAGAACTGCTCAACCTCTTCGGTCTGCATTGA